CACCAGTAAAGCCTGGCAGGTCATGAAGGACCCCGACATCCCGGTCGGTTATCCCGGTGATCAGCCTACCAAGATTGACCTCAGCATGCTGGCGGAACCCGACGTAAACCCTAACGTGGAAGGCGAGGGGACACCGCTTCGCTTTCAAGTCCTGCAGTTAAAAGATGATTCAATGCTAATGGCAGCGGATTTAGGTCAGTTGGAAAACGACCTGGAAGAAACCCTGGGAACGAATTACCTAGCCCACGATGACTTTACGTTGCTGCCAGAGCAATGGAAGTTCTACGCGCCCTTCGAGGTTGATGAAAACACTCGCTATATCGGGCTGATTGCGTTTTACGCCTCTCCTAATGAGGCGGAATGGAAGAAAGTCGTCAAAGTGAAAAG
This window of the Halomonas sp. SH5A2 genome carries:
- the tssJ gene encoding type VI secretion system lipoprotein TssJ, whose product is MIAPGIARLAGLLCLTLLLTSCASTREATSKAWQVMKDPDIPVGYPGDQPTKIDLSMLAEPDVNPNVEGEGTPLRFQVLQLKDDSMLMAADLGQLENDLEETLGTNYLAHDDFTLLPEQWKFYAPFEVDENTRYIGLIAFYASPNEAEWKKVVKVKSRGEHYHLLVHLRDSEVELRKEG